One region of Polyodon spathula isolate WHYD16114869_AA chromosome 25, ASM1765450v1, whole genome shotgun sequence genomic DNA includes:
- the LOC121299475 gene encoding kremen protein 1-like isoform X1, producing the protein MDSFTVSVLIVAGFMLALSSAQFETECYTANGEDYRGKQNQTCLHGGKPCLYWNETFQHPYNTMKYPNGEGGLGKHNYCRNPDGDVRPWCYIADHEDSVYWKYCDIPTCQMPGNLGCFKDSGDPPALTGSSETSNKLTIQNCISFCRSKRYKLAGMESGYACFCGNDPDYRRQGEAASTECNHVCFGDHTQPCGGDGRVIIFDTLVGACGGNYSSQTGVIYSPDFPDNYGSSRVCYWTIQVPGSSLILFNFTFFDVRDPSDMVELLDGHTNQVEARFDGSNPPQRAVNVSSDFVILYFYSDRINHAQGFAMLYQAMKAQAPKVIEEKINYTEPELEVITEGANLSSNSGRSSQIFYVITSSPSKQDHPMPVWTIYALATLLILTAIAMVAKMLLHVTVRSPPITSSEDCNQNTSSEPWIIFYRPSTISFFKKKLKDHHGDLSPLVGN; encoded by the exons ACCTGTCTTCACGGAGGGAAGCCCTGTCTGTACTGGAACGAGACCTTCCAACACCCCTACAACACAATGAAATACCCCAACGGAGAGGGGGGGCTTGGGAAACACAACTACTGCAG AAACCCAGACGGTGATGTCAGGCCCTGGTGTTACATTGCTGATCACGAGGACAGTGTTTACTGGAAGTACTGTGACATTCCCACATGCCAGA TGCCAGGAAACCTGGGCTGCTTCAAGGACAGTGGGGACCCTCCTGCACTGACAGGCAGCAGCGAGACTTCGAACAAACTAACCATTCAGAATTGTATCAGTTTCTGCAGAAGCAAAAGATACAAG CTTGCAGGGATGGAGTCCGGCTATGCCTGTTTCTGTGGGAATGATCCAGACTACCGGCGACAAGGGGAGGCTGCCAGCACAGAGTGCAACCACGTGTGCTTCGGGGACCATACCCAGCCCTGTGGAGGAGATGGGAGAGTCATCATCTTCGACA CACTGGTAGGGGCTTGTGGAGGAAACTATAGCAGCCAGACGGGAGTGATTTACTCCCCGGATTTCCCAGATAACTATGGGAGCAGTCGGGTGTGCTACTGGACCATCCAGGTTCCGGGTTCATCGCTGATCCTCTTCAACTTCACGTTCTTCGATGTCAGGGACCCCTCGGACATGGTGGAGCTGCTGGACGGGCACACCAATCAGGTGGAGGCTCGGTTCGACGGCAGCAACCCCCCACAGCGTGCTGTCAATGTTTCATCCGACTTCGTCATCTTGTACTTTTACTCTGACCGGATCAACCATGCCCAAGGATTTGCAATGTTATACCAAG CTATGAAGGCTCAGGCACCGAAAGTGATTGAGGAGAAGATCAATTACACTGAACCTGAGTTGGAAGTGATAACTGAGGGCGCCAATCTGAGTTCGAATTCCGGAAGATCCTCACAGATCTTTTATGTCATTACTTCCAGCCCCAGCAAACAGGATCACCCCATGCCAG TGTGGACTATCTATGCCTTGGCTACACTTCTAATCCTGACTGCCATAGCGATGGTTGCAAAGATGCTTCTACATGTAACTGTTAG ATCACCACCAATCACCAGCTCAGAAGACTGCAACCAAAATACATCATCCGAACCCTGGATCATCTTTTACAGGCCTTCCACCATCTCCTTCTTCAAGAAAAAGCTAAAGGACCATCATGGAGATCTCAGTCCCCTCGTCGGCAACTAA
- the LOC121299475 gene encoding kremen protein 1-like isoform X2 has translation MKYPNGEGGLGKHNYCRNPDGDVRPWCYIADHEDSVYWKYCDIPTCQMPGNLGCFKDSGDPPALTGSSETSNKLTIQNCISFCRSKRYKLAGMESGYACFCGNDPDYRRQGEAASTECNHVCFGDHTQPCGGDGRVIIFDTLVGACGGNYSSQTGVIYSPDFPDNYGSSRVCYWTIQVPGSSLILFNFTFFDVRDPSDMVELLDGHTNQVEARFDGSNPPQRAVNVSSDFVILYFYSDRINHAQGFAMLYQAMKAQAPKVIEEKINYTEPELEVITEGANLSSNSGRSSQIFYVITSSPSKQDHPMPVWTIYALATLLILTAIAMVAKMLLHVTVRSPPITSSEDCNQNTSSEPWIIFYRPSTISFFKKKLKDHHGDLSPLVGN, from the exons ATGAAATACCCCAACGGAGAGGGGGGGCTTGGGAAACACAACTACTGCAG AAACCCAGACGGTGATGTCAGGCCCTGGTGTTACATTGCTGATCACGAGGACAGTGTTTACTGGAAGTACTGTGACATTCCCACATGCCAGA TGCCAGGAAACCTGGGCTGCTTCAAGGACAGTGGGGACCCTCCTGCACTGACAGGCAGCAGCGAGACTTCGAACAAACTAACCATTCAGAATTGTATCAGTTTCTGCAGAAGCAAAAGATACAAG CTTGCAGGGATGGAGTCCGGCTATGCCTGTTTCTGTGGGAATGATCCAGACTACCGGCGACAAGGGGAGGCTGCCAGCACAGAGTGCAACCACGTGTGCTTCGGGGACCATACCCAGCCCTGTGGAGGAGATGGGAGAGTCATCATCTTCGACA CACTGGTAGGGGCTTGTGGAGGAAACTATAGCAGCCAGACGGGAGTGATTTACTCCCCGGATTTCCCAGATAACTATGGGAGCAGTCGGGTGTGCTACTGGACCATCCAGGTTCCGGGTTCATCGCTGATCCTCTTCAACTTCACGTTCTTCGATGTCAGGGACCCCTCGGACATGGTGGAGCTGCTGGACGGGCACACCAATCAGGTGGAGGCTCGGTTCGACGGCAGCAACCCCCCACAGCGTGCTGTCAATGTTTCATCCGACTTCGTCATCTTGTACTTTTACTCTGACCGGATCAACCATGCCCAAGGATTTGCAATGTTATACCAAG CTATGAAGGCTCAGGCACCGAAAGTGATTGAGGAGAAGATCAATTACACTGAACCTGAGTTGGAAGTGATAACTGAGGGCGCCAATCTGAGTTCGAATTCCGGAAGATCCTCACAGATCTTTTATGTCATTACTTCCAGCCCCAGCAAACAGGATCACCCCATGCCAG TGTGGACTATCTATGCCTTGGCTACACTTCTAATCCTGACTGCCATAGCGATGGTTGCAAAGATGCTTCTACATGTAACTGTTAG ATCACCACCAATCACCAGCTCAGAAGACTGCAACCAAAATACATCATCCGAACCCTGGATCATCTTTTACAGGCCTTCCACCATCTCCTTCTTCAAGAAAAAGCTAAAGGACCATCATGGAGATCTCAGTCCCCTCGTCGGCAACTAA